A section of the Sphingomonas ginsenosidivorax genome encodes:
- a CDS encoding NAD-dependent epimerase/dehydratase family protein, which yields MRVLVTGATGLIGGAVARRLAAAGHGVVGLARSEASAAKLTDMGYHAAYGDLEDAASIANAVQDVDAVVHAASPNDQNSATYDEAATRAIIDALRGTSKRFLYTSGCFLYGATGDTPATEDSPLDPLEMVRFRQALEAEILGAAADGVHGIIIRPAWVYGNHAWTTMMMYGSAQEHGAARYVGNGRNRWTCVHVDDLADLYLLALEKAPAASIFNGAHGAAIPLIDIARAASEGAGAAGRVAEWPLEEARRALGRFADAIACDQLVSGERAEHTLGWRPSRHSILDELRSYAAPAA from the coding sequence ATGCGTGTATTGGTAACGGGTGCTACAGGATTGATCGGCGGCGCGGTCGCGCGTCGACTCGCGGCGGCGGGGCATGGCGTGGTGGGACTCGCGCGTTCGGAAGCGAGCGCGGCCAAGCTGACGGACATGGGCTATCACGCGGCCTACGGCGACCTGGAGGATGCAGCGAGTATCGCAAACGCCGTTCAGGACGTAGACGCGGTCGTCCATGCCGCGTCGCCGAACGACCAGAACAGCGCGACTTATGACGAAGCGGCGACCCGCGCGATCATCGATGCGCTACGCGGCACGTCGAAGCGCTTTCTCTATACGAGCGGCTGTTTCCTGTACGGTGCCACCGGCGACACCCCCGCAACGGAGGACAGCCCGCTCGATCCGCTGGAAATGGTGCGCTTTCGCCAGGCGCTCGAAGCGGAGATCCTAGGCGCCGCGGCTGATGGCGTTCACGGCATCATCATCCGTCCCGCCTGGGTCTACGGCAACCACGCCTGGACCACGATGATGATGTACGGTTCGGCGCAGGAACATGGCGCGGCGCGGTACGTCGGCAACGGGCGGAACCGCTGGACGTGCGTGCATGTCGACGATCTCGCCGATCTGTATCTGCTGGCGCTCGAAAAGGCGCCGGCGGCCTCGATCTTCAACGGCGCGCACGGCGCCGCTATCCCGCTGATCGACATCGCACGCGCCGCCAGCGAGGGTGCTGGCGCCGCGGGCCGAGTGGCGGAATGGCCGCTGGAAGAGGCTCGGCGGGCGCTCGGGAGGTTCGCGGATGCGATCGCGTGCGACCAGCTGGTGTCGGGCGAACGCGCCGAACACACGCTTGGTTGGCGTCCGTCGCGACATTCGATCCTCGATGAACTGCGCTCCTACGCCGCGCCCGCCGCCTGA